The proteins below are encoded in one region of Chitinophagales bacterium:
- a CDS encoding glycerol-3-phosphate dehydrogenase/oxidase, producing MKFSQHNRAYFIDNLSKNNFDLLVVGGGITGCGIALDAALRGMKVALVEKHDFGFGTSSRSTKLIHGGLRYLKQMELKLVRDVGRERAIVYRNAPHVVIPEKMLLPIVENGSLGKQTSSLGLWVYDMLAGVKAAEQRKMLSKHETITAEPLLDEKKLKGGGIYYEYRTDDSRLVIELAKSAFAQGVTLLNYCELKHFTKNNSGKISGAVIADHLGKSNFTINASITVNACGPWVDLLRKEDHSLKGKRLQLTKGVHLVFPYQKLPLQQAAYFDVADGRMIFAIPRNGITYVGTTDTVYNQDIDAPVASQADVTYLLKAVNDMFPSVHLQQSDIVSSWAGLRPLIHEDGKSPSELSRKDEIIVSESGLISIAGGKLTGFRLMAEKVVNLVAQKLSKIQAQTFKKCSTKKHRLAGGNFNTPEDANHYLLQLQLEGKEKGFNETEIATLFHKFGSESKTILATASNLKENKAAEAPLFWAELEYCIQNENILYPEDFLIRRTGNIFFARPQTQALLPAVVNKLAQEWQLHEAEISAMQTNIEEAYARAVSFR from the coding sequence ATGAAATTTTCGCAGCATAACAGAGCATATTTTATAGACAATTTATCGAAAAACAATTTCGATTTATTGGTAGTTGGCGGTGGCATTACCGGTTGTGGAATAGCATTAGATGCAGCCTTGCGCGGCATGAAAGTGGCATTGGTAGAAAAGCACGATTTTGGCTTTGGCACCAGCAGCCGCTCTACCAAACTTATTCATGGCGGATTGCGCTATTTAAAACAAATGGAGTTGAAGCTGGTACGCGATGTGGGACGCGAAAGAGCCATTGTGTACCGCAATGCGCCACATGTGGTAATTCCCGAAAAAATGCTGCTTCCTATTGTAGAAAACGGATCACTCGGTAAGCAAACTTCTTCGCTTGGTTTATGGGTGTACGATATGCTGGCAGGTGTAAAAGCTGCAGAGCAACGCAAAATGCTATCTAAGCACGAAACCATAACTGCCGAACCACTTTTAGATGAAAAAAAACTAAAAGGAGGCGGCATTTACTACGAATACAGAACCGATGATTCGCGCTTAGTAATTGAATTAGCAAAATCTGCCTTTGCACAAGGAGTAACATTGCTTAACTACTGCGAACTAAAGCACTTTACCAAAAACAATTCCGGCAAAATAAGCGGAGCCGTAATAGCAGACCATCTAGGTAAAAGCAACTTTACAATCAATGCTTCTATTACTGTAAATGCCTGCGGCCCGTGGGTAGATTTATTGCGCAAAGAAGATCATAGTTTAAAAGGAAAGCGACTGCAACTTACCAAAGGCGTACACCTTGTTTTTCCTTATCAAAAATTACCGTTGCAGCAGGCAGCGTATTTCGATGTGGCAGACGGCAGAATGATTTTTGCTATTCCGCGCAACGGCATTACCTATGTTGGCACCACCGATACTGTTTACAACCAAGATATAGATGCCCCCGTTGCTTCACAAGCAGATGTTACTTATTTGCTTAAAGCCGTAAACGATATGTTTCCTTCGGTTCATTTACAACAGAGCGATATTGTATCCAGTTGGGCAGGATTGCGGCCGCTTATTCACGAAGACGGAAAATCGCCATCGGAATTATCTAGAAAAGATGAAATTATTGTTTCTGAATCGGGCCTAATTTCCATTGCGGGCGGCAAGCTCACAGGTTTTAGACTCATGGCCGAAAAAGTTGTAAATCTGGTAGCCCAAAAACTATCTAAAATACAAGCACAAACATTTAAAAAATGTAGTACAAAAAAACATAGGCTTGCAGGCGGTAATTTCAACACTCCCGAAGATGCCAACCACTATCTTCTCCAACTTCAATTAGAAGGAAAAGAAAAAGGATTCAACGAAACAGAAATTGCAACCCTCTTTCATAAATTCGGAAGCGAAAGCAAAACCATACTTGCCACAGCCTCAAACCTAAAAGAAAACAAGGCTGCCGAAGCACCTCTCTTTTGGGCAGAATTAGAGTACTGCATTCAAAACGAAAACATATTGTATCCCGAAGATTTTCTTATTCGCAGAACCGGAAATATCTTCTTTGCACGACCTCAAACACAAGCATTACTACCTGCGGTGGTGAACAAATTAGCACAAGAATGGCAACTGCACGAAGCAGAAATAAGCGCCATGCAAACCAATATCGAAGAGGCTTATGCCCGCGCAGTTTCTTTTCGGTAA
- the uvrA gene encoding excinuclease ABC subunit UvrA, which translates to MSKNTGNTKSDKKVQSVETTGKYTHTKLPLLEPETIEVFGARVHNLKNIDVSIPRNRFVVITGISGSGKSSLTFDTIYAEGQRRYLDSFSAYARQFIGSMERPDVDKITGLSPVISIEQKSTNRNPRSTVGTITEIYDFIRLLYARTAYAYSYNTGKRMVKFTEEQIIENLLEQHQGKHAMLLAPVIRGRKGHYRELFENVRKQGYLKVRVDGEVVDVKPKMQLDRFKVHDIEIIIDRLVIEQDAIDRIRQSVQLCMKQGKGLMQMLDADTNELFGFSKHLMCVDSGISYEEPSPNTFSFNSPYGACPTCNGLGAIYEVQEATIVPDKNKSINEGGILPIGEKREAGLYRELEAMAKKHQFSLSTPIKKVPKEFLDLILFGDGESDFSEEEFQDISGFDDRWYTLQKGGVVGLLKRCFRFTSSESIRNWAEGFMDKINCPSCSGYRLKKESLWFKLNDKHIGELAAMDISELANWFAQVEDKLSERQQTIARELLKEIRARIGFILDVGLDYLALDRPAKSLSGGEAQRIRLATQIGAELSGITYILDEPSIGLHQRDNRQLIQALRKLAGNNNSVLVVEHDKEIMLESDYIIDIGPAAGEHGGKIVAHGTPANFVKLNTTTAQYLSNRKAIEIPAMRRKGNGKLLELIQAKGNNLKNISVKFPLGTFIGVTGVSGSGKSTLINETLYPILSSHFYRSNLKPLAYKEIRGIEHIDKVIEIDQSPIGRTPRSNPVTYIKVFDEIRKLYAQLPEAKIRGYQPGRFSFNVKGGRCEECHGGGMKVIEMNFLPNVEVTCEKCNGKRYNRETLEVRYKGKSISDVLNMTVEDSLEFFEAVPAIFPKLKTLADVGLGYLRLGQSSTTLSGGEAQRVKLSAELSKRDTGKTFYILDEPTTGLHFEDIRVLLEVLQKLVDKGNTVLVIEHNLDVIKVADNIIDIGLEGGFRGGTLIAQGTPEEVARHKDSHTAKFLREELGV; encoded by the coding sequence ATGTCTAAAAACACTGGAAATACTAAGTCTGATAAGAAAGTACAATCGGTTGAAACTACCGGCAAATATACGCATACCAAACTACCACTATTAGAACCCGAAACTATTGAAGTATTTGGAGCCAGGGTTCACAACCTGAAGAATATAGACGTTTCTATTCCGCGCAATAGGTTTGTGGTAATTACAGGTATTAGCGGAAGCGGTAAAAGTTCACTTACATTCGATACTATTTATGCTGAAGGGCAACGTAGATACTTAGATAGTTTTTCTGCTTATGCACGCCAGTTTATTGGCAGCATGGAGCGCCCCGATGTAGATAAAATAACCGGACTATCGCCAGTTATTTCAATTGAACAAAAAAGTACTAACCGCAATCCACGCTCTACGGTAGGCACCATTACCGAAATTTACGATTTTATACGTTTGCTGTATGCGCGTACTGCCTATGCTTATTCCTATAATACGGGAAAGCGGATGGTGAAATTTACCGAAGAGCAAATAATTGAAAACTTATTGGAGCAACACCAAGGCAAGCACGCTATGCTTTTGGCACCTGTAATACGTGGTCGGAAAGGCCACTACCGCGAATTGTTTGAAAATGTACGCAAACAGGGCTACCTAAAAGTACGTGTAGATGGCGAAGTAGTTGATGTGAAACCTAAAATGCAGCTCGATCGTTTTAAAGTACACGATATTGAAATTATTATAGACCGTTTGGTGATTGAGCAAGATGCAATAGACCGTATTCGCCAGAGTGTGCAGTTATGTATGAAGCAAGGCAAAGGTCTTATGCAAATGCTCGATGCCGATACCAACGAGTTATTTGGATTTAGCAAGCATTTGATGTGTGTAGATTCCGGTATTTCGTATGAAGAGCCATCGCCCAATACATTTTCTTTTAACTCACCTTATGGTGCTTGCCCCACTTGTAATGGTTTGGGTGCAATTTATGAAGTACAAGAAGCCACCATTGTGCCCGATAAAAATAAAAGTATAAACGAAGGCGGCATTTTGCCAATTGGCGAAAAACGTGAAGCAGGCTTATATCGCGAGTTGGAAGCAATGGCAAAAAAGCACCAGTTTAGTTTGAGTACACCCATTAAAAAGGTTCCTAAAGAATTTTTAGATCTTATACTATTTGGCGATGGCGAAAGCGATTTTTCGGAAGAAGAGTTTCAAGATATTAGCGGGTTTGACGACCGCTGGTACACGCTTCAAAAAGGAGGCGTAGTGGGATTACTCAAGCGCTGTTTCCGTTTTACTTCCAGCGAAAGCATTCGCAATTGGGCAGAAGGGTTTATGGATAAGATAAACTGCCCATCGTGTAGCGGTTACAGGCTAAAAAAAGAATCGCTTTGGTTTAAGTTGAACGATAAGCACATTGGCGAATTAGCGGCAATGGACATTAGTGAATTGGCAAATTGGTTTGCACAGGTAGAGGATAAGTTAAGTGAGCGCCAGCAAACTATAGCCCGTGAGTTGCTAAAAGAAATTAGAGCAAGAATCGGTTTTATTTTAGATGTAGGTTTAGATTATTTGGCGCTCGACCGCCCGGCAAAAAGTCTTAGTGGTGGCGAGGCTCAGCGTATTCGTCTTGCTACGCAGATTGGAGCAGAGTTGAGCGGCATTACGTATATTTTAGATGAGCCAAGTATTGGCTTACACCAGCGCGATAATAGGCAGCTGATTCAAGCATTGCGCAAACTTGCCGGCAACAACAACAGTGTGTTAGTAGTGGAGCACGATAAAGAAATTATGCTCGAAAGCGATTACATTATTGATATTGGACCGGCAGCAGGCGAACATGGAGGTAAAATTGTGGCACACGGTACTCCGGCAAATTTCGTGAAATTAAATACCACTACGGCTCAGTATTTGAGTAATAGAAAAGCTATTGAAATTCCTGCAATGCGTAGGAAAGGAAACGGCAAACTTTTGGAGCTTATACAGGCAAAAGGCAATAACCTCAAAAACATTTCTGTAAAATTTCCATTAGGTACTTTTATTGGTGTAACGGGTGTTAGTGGTAGTGGAAAATCCACGCTTATCAACGAAACGCTATATCCCATTCTTTCTTCGCATTTTTATAGAAGCAATTTAAAACCGCTGGCATACAAAGAAATTCGAGGGATAGAACACATAGATAAAGTAATAGAAATAGACCAAAGCCCCATTGGCAGAACTCCACGCAGCAATCCGGTTACTTATATTAAAGTGTTTGATGAAATACGCAAGCTCTATGCACAATTGCCTGAAGCAAAAATTAGAGGTTACCAACCGGGGCGTTTTTCGTTCAACGTAAAGGGTGGGCGCTGCGAAGAATGCCACGGTGGCGGCATGAAAGTAATTGAAATGAATTTCTTGCCCAATGTAGAAGTAACCTGCGAGAAGTGTAACGGTAAGCGCTACAATCGCGAAACACTAGAAGTACGCTATAAAGGGAAAAGCATCAGCGATGTGCTGAATATGACGGTGGAAGATTCGCTGGAATTTTTTGAGGCTGTACCTGCAATCTTCCCCAAGTTGAAAACCTTGGCAGATGTGGGTTTAGGTTATTTGCGTTTAGGCCAAAGCAGTACTACGCTCAGCGGTGGCGAGGCGCAGCGCGTAAAACTTTCTGCAGAGCTTAGCAAACGCGATACTGGGAAAACATTTTACATCTTAGACGAGCCTACTACAGGGCTTCATTTTGAAGACATACGAGTACTGTTGGAAGTGTTGCAAAAGCTAGTAGATAAAGGAAATACGGTATTAGTAATTGAGCACAATTTGGATGTAATAAAAGTGGCCGATAATATTATTGATATTGGTCTAGAAGGCGGTTTTAGAGGCGGTACATTGATTGCCCAAGGCACACCCGAAGAAGTGGCACGGCATAAAGATAGCCATACTGCCAAGTTCCTACGCGAAGAATTAGGTGTGTAA
- a CDS encoding outer membrane lipoprotein carrier protein LolA: MKQLFSLLFTCLVLQAFTQGPAKTYIQDEADIALKKMSTRYEAFKTIKADFKLVVTNPKLKPTDNEAKLTDTIPGSISLKGEKFKIVMPGQEIFCDGKNIWTYLPKEREVQVDLFEETDDVFSPSKLFSFYKTGFSYQVKEKKTVAGKKILVAEMSPVNKKTSYFKIDVSINDSNAALLESKIYAKNGSRYLYKITAEKPDVELSDAFFSFDAAKYPSVKVIDLR; this comes from the coding sequence ATGAAACAACTTTTTTCTTTACTCTTTACATGCCTTGTATTGCAAGCCTTTACACAAGGTCCGGCAAAAACATACATTCAAGATGAGGCCGACATAGCACTCAAAAAAATGAGCACCCGCTACGAAGCATTCAAAACCATAAAAGCAGATTTTAAACTAGTGGTAACCAATCCCAAATTAAAACCAACCGATAACGAAGCTAAACTTACAGATACCATACCGGGAAGCATTTCATTAAAGGGTGAAAAATTTAAGATTGTAATGCCCGGGCAAGAAATCTTTTGCGATGGAAAAAACATTTGGACTTACCTCCCTAAAGAGCGCGAAGTACAAGTGGATTTGTTTGAAGAAACCGATGATGTGTTTTCGCCTTCCAAACTATTCAGTTTCTACAAAACCGGATTTTCGTATCAAGTAAAAGAAAAGAAAACTGTGGCAGGCAAGAAAATACTTGTGGCAGAAATGAGTCCGGTAAATAAAAAGACTTCTTACTTTAAAATTGATGTGAGTATAAACGATAGCAATGCCGCACTATTAGAATCTAAAATTTACGCCAAAAACGGTTCACGCTACTTATATAAAATTACTGCCGAAAAACCGGATGTAGAACTCAGCGATGCGTTTTTCTCTTTTGATGCAGCAAAATATCCAAGTGTAAAAGTGATAGACCTGCGCTAA
- a CDS encoding tetratricopeptide repeat protein, with protein MRFLAIIWLLFSMHAVAQPGRDEALAASYLQEEAYNKAVELYQQLWEKSDYAPKFYAPYFKCLEKLKQYDNLEKAVKKQMKHFPSTAQYAVDLGYVYELAEQPAKAKAQFEKILKALPPNENYIRDVATAFEGYKAFDYAIQTYEKGAKMFNSSIIFAMPLAISYDAKGDMPNAAKQYITFVELQPGQAQIAKNTIMRSPNVSKLFAELETQLYTKIQRGGGDEWLNDFLIWLYIQNKDFEGAMQQTKAIDRRKNENGFRVLNMARTAQAEDFFDVAIDGFDYIIKKGKDNALYFLARTELLYCRKAKIAKRINFSMDDVLGLKNDYESFIAESGRGLQTAQSMKELAELEVFYLHNIPAAIKLCEELLQMNGVPQQLKNKTKLLLGDCLLIDGDMWESSLLYGQVDKQEKDSPLGEEARFKNAKLSYFKGDFEWAQTQLEVLKASTSELISNDAINLSVFIIDNSGLDSITTPLEMFAQAELLLYQNKLDEANRQLDSIKFLYPGHALYDDILYTQAKIFCDKRAFAQAVPLLEEIIKNYKSDLKGDDATFLLAEINEQYLGNKDKARELYQSIITDFESSLLVIEARKRFRILRGDKISE; from the coding sequence GTGAGGTTTTTAGCAATTATATGGTTGTTGTTTTCTATGCACGCAGTGGCGCAGCCCGGGCGCGATGAAGCCTTAGCTGCCAGCTACCTGCAAGAAGAAGCATACAATAAAGCTGTGGAGCTTTATCAGCAGTTATGGGAAAAGAGCGATTACGCACCCAAATTTTATGCACCATATTTTAAGTGTTTAGAAAAACTTAAGCAGTACGATAACTTAGAGAAAGCCGTAAAGAAGCAAATGAAGCATTTCCCTTCTACAGCGCAGTATGCCGTAGATTTGGGTTATGTGTATGAGTTGGCAGAGCAACCTGCCAAGGCAAAGGCGCAGTTTGAAAAGATATTGAAAGCATTGCCGCCCAACGAAAACTATATTAGAGATGTGGCAACTGCCTTTGAAGGCTACAAGGCATTTGATTATGCCATTCAAACTTATGAGAAGGGTGCTAAGATGTTTAACAGCAGCATAATTTTTGCCATGCCGCTAGCTATTTCTTACGATGCCAAAGGCGATATGCCCAATGCCGCCAAGCAGTACATTACTTTTGTGGAGTTGCAGCCGGGGCAGGCGCAAATTGCTAAGAATACCATTATGCGTTCGCCCAATGTGAGCAAGTTATTTGCCGAATTAGAAACACAACTGTACACCAAAATACAGCGTGGTGGTGGCGATGAATGGCTCAACGATTTTTTAATTTGGCTTTATATTCAAAACAAAGATTTTGAGGGCGCCATGCAGCAAACCAAAGCAATAGACAGGCGGAAAAACGAAAATGGATTCCGTGTGTTGAATATGGCGCGAACAGCCCAAGCCGAAGACTTTTTTGATGTGGCAATAGACGGATTCGATTACATTATTAAAAAAGGTAAAGACAACGCGCTTTATTTTCTTGCGCGCACCGAGTTGCTCTATTGCCGCAAGGCTAAAATTGCCAAGCGTATTAACTTTTCTATGGACGATGTGCTTGGATTAAAAAACGATTACGAAAGTTTTATTGCCGAATCGGGTAGGGGATTGCAAACCGCACAAAGCATGAAAGAGTTGGCAGAGTTAGAAGTTTTTTACTTACACAATATTCCGGCAGCCATTAAGTTGTGCGAAGAATTACTGCAAATGAATGGTGTGCCGCAGCAGTTAAAAAACAAAACCAAGTTATTGTTGGGCGACTGTCTTTTAATAGATGGCGATATGTGGGAAAGTTCGTTGCTATACGGGCAAGTAGATAAGCAGGAAAAAGATTCTCCTTTGGGCGAAGAAGCACGTTTTAAAAATGCAAAACTCAGCTATTTCAAAGGCGATTTTGAATGGGCGCAAACACAGTTAGAAGTACTAAAAGCTTCTACCAGCGAACTTATTAGCAACGATGCCATCAACCTGAGCGTTTTTATCATAGATAATTCAGGATTAGATTCCATTACCACACCATTGGAGATGTTTGCACAGGCAGAATTGTTGCTATATCAAAATAAATTAGACGAAGCCAACCGACAGTTGGATTCCATTAAGTTTTTATATCCCGGCCATGCGCTGTACGATGATATTTTGTACACCCAAGCCAAAATATTTTGCGATAAGCGAGCCTTTGCACAAGCCGTACCTTTGCTGGAAGAAATTATTAAAAACTATAAAAGCGATTTGAAAGGCGATGATGCAACCTTTTTATTGGCAGAAATAAACGAGCAGTATTTAGGTAATAAAGACAAAGCCCGCGAACTTTATCAATCTATTATTACAGATTTTGAAAGTTCACTTTTAGTAATTGAAGCCCGCAAGCGGTTCAGAATTTTAAGAGGCGATAAAATTTCGGAGTAG
- a CDS encoding OmpA family protein has product MKKILFLLMVLLVAGGCKTQKGTIKNGEDAYARKLYSNAASLLEHEFSAEKNPIKKQAKAMMLAASFENNNEPERAAQWYKKAAAETGTATAEAYFKLGQMLKMQELYDSAIAMFNMCGKLGGNFNIRKEIKTSRDAIKWKNEFSRIKVYNLATINSKYSDYAPAVLNGKLYFTSSRPAAEGEATNGWTGEKFGDLFVAGKTSSGAFANAVPFSKELNTAAYEGTACFSADGKNLFFTRCHEAEKVNQYCHIYFSTYDGITWSEPLMLELFPDTFNVGQPAISKNGKLLVVSSDYNGFGGKDIFYFTKTDTGWSKPANASGVVNTTGNEMFPWLDEKDNLYFASNGFPGMGGLDIFRASRIKKGWKQAENLKAPINSGADDFGLVIEKYKPASDADTVLMSGYFSSSRKGGEGSDDIYRFEELWLNQYEVRGKVLTKQFENPENPESRVLGLVPLRLAKCELQTANGDSVAAFVTDTAGVFFFTLQPNTAYTILASRNDYFSNSAGVSTIGKKSRDSVLISQYVEIELDKIFTSKEIVIPNIYYDYDKATLRPESKAVLDSLVLFFEINNAINVEIGSHTDSRGSDEYNEKLSQARAQSVVDYLIEKGIGKQRLLAKGYGETRPVNGCVNGVDCTEEAHQKNRRTTFRVTATNFTLESIEPTQIHVDPKPEEEEGE; this is encoded by the coding sequence ATGAAAAAAATCCTTTTTCTACTTATGGTTTTGTTGGTTGCCGGAGGGTGCAAAACCCAGAAAGGCACCATTAAAAATGGCGAAGATGCTTATGCCCGTAAGCTATACAGCAATGCAGCATCGCTGCTTGAGCACGAATTTTCGGCAGAAAAAAATCCTATAAAGAAGCAAGCAAAAGCCATGATGCTGGCAGCTTCTTTTGAGAACAACAACGAGCCCGAAAGAGCAGCGCAGTGGTATAAAAAGGCAGCAGCAGAAACCGGCACCGCCACTGCCGAAGCATACTTTAAGTTGGGGCAAATGCTAAAGATGCAGGAGTTGTACGATAGTGCTATTGCCATGTTTAATATGTGCGGTAAACTGGGCGGAAATTTTAATATCCGCAAAGAAATTAAAACCAGCCGCGATGCCATTAAATGGAAAAATGAGTTTTCGCGCATAAAGGTTTACAACCTTGCTACCATCAATAGTAAGTACAGCGATTACGCTCCGGCAGTACTAAACGGAAAATTGTATTTTACTTCTTCCAGGCCGGCAGCAGAGGGCGAAGCCACCAATGGCTGGACAGGCGAAAAGTTTGGCGATTTGTTTGTTGCAGGAAAAACTTCTTCGGGGGCTTTTGCCAATGCTGTTCCGTTTAGCAAGGAACTCAATACCGCAGCCTATGAAGGCACAGCCTGCTTTTCGGCAGATGGTAAAAATCTGTTTTTTACACGCTGCCATGAGGCAGAAAAGGTAAACCAATATTGCCACATTTATTTTTCAACCTACGATGGTATTACTTGGAGCGAACCTTTAATGCTCGAACTTTTTCCCGATACTTTTAATGTGGGGCAACCTGCCATTTCAAAAAACGGAAAACTGCTGGTGGTATCGAGCGATTACAATGGCTTTGGAGGAAAAGATATTTTCTATTTCACCAAAACAGATACCGGATGGAGCAAACCTGCCAATGCCAGTGGCGTAGTAAACACTACCGGAAACGAAATGTTTCCGTGGTTAGACGAAAAAGATAATCTGTACTTTGCTTCTAATGGATTTCCCGGCATGGGCGGCCTAGATATTTTTAGAGCAAGCCGCATAAAAAAAGGATGGAAGCAGGCAGAAAACCTTAAAGCGCCCATCAATTCCGGTGCCGATGATTTTGGATTGGTAATTGAAAAATACAAACCTGCCAGCGATGCCGATACTGTTTTAATGAGTGGATATTTTTCTTCTTCGCGCAAGGGTGGCGAAGGCAGCGATGATATTTACCGCTTCGAGGAGCTTTGGTTGAACCAATACGAAGTAAGAGGCAAAGTGCTTACCAAGCAATTTGAGAACCCCGAAAATCCCGAAAGCCGTGTATTGGGATTGGTGCCGCTGCGCTTGGCTAAGTGCGAGTTACAAACAGCCAATGGCGATTCGGTGGCGGCATTTGTTACCGATACGGCAGGTGTGTTTTTCTTTACGCTTCAGCCGAATACGGCATACACTATTTTGGCATCGCGCAACGATTATTTTTCAAACAGTGCGGGTGTTTCTACCATTGGTAAAAAGAGCCGCGATTCGGTTTTAATTTCGCAGTATGTAGAAATTGAATTAGATAAAATTTTTACATCGAAAGAGATTGTAATTCCTAATATTTATTACGATTACGATAAGGCAACACTTCGCCCGGAATCTAAAGCTGTGTTAGATTCTTTGGTGCTTTTCTTTGAAATAAACAATGCCATAAATGTGGAAATTGGATCGCATACCGATAGCCGCGGCAGCGATGAATACAACGAAAAACTTTCGCAAGCCCGCGCACAAAGCGTGGTAGATTACTTAATTGAAAAGGGTATTGGCAAGCAGCGATTGCTGGCAAAAGGATATGGCGAAACCCGCCCTGTAAATGGCTGTGTAAATGGTGTGGATTGCACAGAAGAAGCGCATCAAAAAAACAGACGCACTACGTTTAGGGTAACGGCAACCAACTTTACTTTAGAATCTATTGAGCCAACTCAAATTCACGTAGATCCCAAGCCGGAAGAAGAGGAGGGAGAATAG
- the queG gene encoding tRNA epoxyqueuosine(34) reductase QueG, with the protein MNKFLLTSEIKAQAKSLGFVSCGIAKAVELTNEARYLENWLNQQKHGTMHYMANHFDKRIDPRQLVEGAKSIIVLATNYYTPLKQVEDAPKISMYALGEDYHHVVKEKLFQLLQFIESKTGKIAARCFVDSAPVLEKAWAQRAGIGWVGKNSLLLTKRSGSYYFLSEIICDIELEYDSPVKDFCGNCTKCIDACPTQAIESPYRLDASKCISYFTIEHRGETLPAQMKGKFENWMFGCDICQQVCPINTQAQPHNEPLFTPKNELLQKTTTEWQSLTEDSFKVLFKNSPVKRTKFAGLTRNIQFLSE; encoded by the coding sequence ATGAACAAGTTTCTGCTTACAAGTGAAATTAAAGCGCAAGCCAAGTCCTTGGGTTTTGTTTCATGCGGCATTGCCAAGGCAGTGGAGCTAACCAACGAAGCAAGGTATTTAGAAAATTGGTTGAACCAGCAAAAGCATGGCACCATGCACTATATGGCCAACCATTTCGACAAACGTATTGATCCGCGCCAATTGGTTGAAGGAGCAAAAAGTATAATTGTGTTGGCTACTAACTACTACACGCCATTAAAGCAGGTTGAAGATGCTCCCAAAATATCTATGTATGCGTTGGGCGAAGATTACCACCATGTGGTAAAAGAGAAACTGTTTCAACTCCTTCAATTTATTGAGTCTAAAACAGGAAAGATTGCGGCACGGTGCTTTGTAGATTCGGCTCCGGTGTTAGAAAAAGCATGGGCACAACGAGCAGGTATTGGTTGGGTAGGCAAGAACTCGCTCTTACTCACCAAACGCTCCGGCTCTTACTATTTTTTAAGTGAAATTATCTGCGACATTGAACTGGAATACGATAGTCCGGTAAAAGATTTTTGCGGCAATTGCACCAAATGTATAGATGCCTGCCCCACGCAAGCTATTGAAAGTCCCTACCGCCTCGATGCTTCTAAATGCATATCGTATTTTACAATTGAACACAGAGGAGAAACCTTACCTGCGCAAATGAAAGGCAAGTTTGAAAACTGGATGTTTGGCTGCGATATATGCCAGCAAGTTTGCCCTATAAATACACAAGCGCAACCGCATAACGAACCGTTGTTTACACCAAAAAATGAATTGTTGCAGAAAACAACAACAGAATGGCAATCACTTACAGAAGATTCTTTTAAAGTACTATTTAAGAACTCTCCTGTAAAACGAACAAAGTTTGCCGGGCTTACCAGAAATATACAATTCTTAAGCGAGTAA
- a CDS encoding rhodanese-like domain-containing protein: MQLLTEADFSKLKTENILLLDTRPIEVAAENIFEDALNIPWGNTFLEIFQNIVSSEQPLVVICEEANAVAISKAILGSGFAAVKGYITASELQHENTSVIIVVDAQEFTIDFNYDEFYLIDVRTTEDFEAEFIDGSENIPMDDLAAMSQELSENMRIYVVGATAEQAFTATSLLKRNGVELARTVAATFDEIRETGIPIIKPKKANKTIS, from the coding sequence ATGCAGCTACTTACCGAAGCAGATTTTTCAAAACTCAAAACCGAGAATATACTACTCTTAGATACCCGGCCAATTGAGGTGGCAGCCGAAAACATTTTCGAAGATGCGCTGAATATTCCTTGGGGAAATACCTTTCTAGAAATTTTCCAAAACATAGTAAGCAGCGAACAACCTTTAGTTGTAATTTGTGAAGAAGCCAATGCAGTGGCAATCTCTAAAGCTATACTTGGCAGCGGTTTTGCAGCTGTGAAGGGTTACATAACCGCAAGCGAATTGCAGCACGAGAATACTTCGGTAATTATTGTGGTGGATGCGCAAGAATTTACCATTGATTTTAACTACGATGAATTTTATTTAATAGACGTACGCACTACCGAAGACTTTGAAGCCGAATTTATTGATGGTTCAGAAAATATACCTATGGACGACTTGGCAGCCATGTCGCAAGAACTAAGCGAAAACATGCGCATTTATGTAGTAGGTGCTACTGCCGAGCAAGCATTTACCGCCACTTCTCTTTTAAAAAGAAACGGTGTAGAACTGGCGCGCACCGTAGCTGCCACTTTCGATGAAATTCGCGAAACAGGCATACCAATAATTAAGCCTAAAAAAGCCAACAAAACTATTTCCTAA